The sequence ACTGTGATGGGTCCTTCCGAATTCAGCGCATCCAGACAATAATCACTCATCAGCACGCAATATAACGTAGCCAACGCGTAGTGCTCTCCGTCTGTCTGCGGCGGCGGTCCGCAAACGATGCCCACTCGCCCGGAAAATGGGCCACCGGCTTCCGTAAAGCAAGGCAACGCCAGCGTGTTTTGGACTATCAGACATTGCAAATCTTTGAGGCTACAGATTTTAGACGCCGCGCCAGCTATAGCAGAAAATTCGCGGCCCCCCATAAAGCGCATGCATGCCACTGATTCGCCAAGCGCATTGACGTTGGCGAGCATGTCGAATTGTTCAAGCAAATTGAACAGCGGTGCACCTAATGCCGCTACAATAACCCACGTTCCAGTCGATAGCACAGTACGCTGTTTCGTATCGCCAAGGCCACCAAGATAGCGGACCAGCGATGCGTTGCTATCGTGGATACCGCACAGTATCTGGCACTCAGCGGACAAGCCCGCACGTTCGCATAATTCTTCGCGCAGTGGACCAAGTGCTGACCAAGACGGTGTTAATGGTGGCAAAAGATGTGTCCAACCCATACGTCCCACCAACGAGGAATAATCTTTCCTCGTGGGTTGCCACAAATCGGTATGACAACCGAGCGAAGTGATTTCGCTCGCTGCGATACCGGACAATCTCCACGCCCAATATTGGGGATAAGTCAGAATCTGACGCGCGCGGCTAAACTCTGCGGGAAAGCGATGTGACAACCAAAATAGTTGTCGTCCAAGATTTAATCCAGCCGCCAAATCGGGAGAATATGTTTCAGAAAACGCAGGGCGCACTTTGGCGTATTGCTCATCAAGCTCTTGTGGTAACGCACACTCGTAATCCAGCACCGGCAACACTAACCCATGATCATCGACTACTGCGGCGGTTGCGCCGTGGGTGATGGGAACGATAGAGACAATCTGTGCAACTTGGGAAAACAACCGCAAAGTAGTAAGCAACCAATTCCAGATTCGGTCGACATCGTGATGAGGATAAGGGC is a genomic window of Glaciimonas sp. PAMC28666 containing:
- a CDS encoding FGGY-family carbohydrate kinase, coding for MQSDNRIIKATVVLDIGKTNAKLTLLDLSGKTLAEQRCTNTIVIHGPYPHHDVDRIWNWLLTTLRLFSQVAQIVSIVPITHGATAAVVDDHGLVLPVLDYECALPQELDEQYAKVRPAFSETYSPDLAAGLNLGRQLFWLSHRFPAEFSRARQILTYPQYWAWRLSGIAASEITSLGCHTDLWQPTRKDYSSLVGRMGWTHLLPPLTPSWSALGPLREELCERAGLSAECQILCGIHDSNASLVRYLGGLGDTKQRTVLSTGTWVIVAALGAPLFNLLEQFDMLANVNALGESVACMRFMGGREFSAIAGAASKICSLKDLQCLIVQNTLALPCFTEAGGPFSGRVGIVCGPPPQTDGEHYALATLYCVLMSDYCLDALNSEGPITVEGSFTDNPYFSGMLAILRPQQAVSYSKDANGTTCGGWMLQNWGVTPPFCDALLAPQPALVDLIAYRDRWRTLLQGGQHE